The Salana multivorans genome window below encodes:
- a CDS encoding DUF488 family protein, which yields MSEPILTVGHSTHPIEQLIDLLRGAGVTDVVDVRKLPGSRRNPQFDRDALAAALAGAGIGYRREERLGGRRGASRDVAPDVNGLWRNASFHRYADHALGEDFRAGLAEVMALARSLRPDGTPRRIALMCAEAVWWRCHRRIIADHLLARGVEVVHLMPEGRLVPATPTPGARLADGTVEYPARPEAEG from the coding sequence GTGAGCGAGCCCATCCTGACCGTCGGTCACTCGACCCACCCGATCGAGCAGCTCATCGACCTGCTCCGAGGCGCCGGCGTCACCGACGTCGTCGACGTCCGCAAGCTTCCGGGCTCGCGACGCAACCCGCAGTTCGACCGGGACGCGCTGGCCGCCGCCCTCGCCGGGGCCGGCATCGGCTACCGGCGCGAGGAACGGCTCGGGGGTCGGCGCGGCGCCTCGCGCGACGTCGCGCCCGACGTCAACGGCCTCTGGCGGAACGCGAGCTTCCACCGCTACGCCGACCACGCGCTCGGCGAGGACTTCCGTGCCGGACTGGCGGAGGTGATGGCGCTTGCCCGGTCGCTGCGGCCCGACGGCACGCCCCGGCGGATCGCCCTCATGTGCGCCGAGGCCGTGTGGTGGCGCTGCCACCGCCGGATCATCGCCGACCACCTCCTCGCCCGCGGCGTCGAGGTGGTCCACCTCATGCCGGAGGGCCGGCTCGTCCCGGCGACGCCGACGCCGGGCGCCCGCCTCGCCGACGGGACGGTCGAGTACCCGGCACGGCCGGAGGCCGAGGGGTAG
- a CDS encoding ABC transporter substrate-binding protein — MVAVATLFAVTAALAGCGPADDGRVQLDFFQFKGEAAQDFRDIVADFEAANPDIDVVINQVPDPDTALRTLLVKDRVPDVLTVNGSAYYGDLAKAGIFYDFSGEPIVDTVNPAVLDILDALGTAAPGEINALPMANNALGVIYNREIFAEHGLEVPTTWDELMDVCERLKAAGVAPFYATAADAWTTLEPFLTLGPEIQPDDFFPRLREEGASVGPDSSVSFQKDYPEVFEKMGVLYDQYAQDGWRSRGYDDGNAAFARGESAMYVMGIWSFSQILANDPDIELGMFPMPGTDDPEDRLIVTGVDVAVTIGRDTAHPEEALRFVNYLLSPETVARYTESQVALSPLADAPPPSFDALREITPFFEAGKISGFLDHQIPAAFPLQQILQQFFFDADATAAMERLDKEWARFAARSYSEDS, encoded by the coding sequence GTGGTCGCCGTCGCCACGCTGTTCGCCGTCACGGCGGCGCTCGCGGGCTGCGGGCCGGCCGACGACGGTCGGGTCCAGCTCGACTTCTTCCAGTTCAAGGGCGAGGCGGCCCAGGACTTCCGCGACATCGTCGCCGACTTCGAGGCGGCCAACCCCGACATCGACGTCGTCATCAACCAGGTGCCCGACCCGGACACGGCGCTGCGGACGCTGCTGGTCAAGGACCGGGTCCCGGACGTCCTCACCGTCAACGGCAGCGCCTACTACGGCGATCTCGCCAAGGCGGGCATCTTCTACGACTTCTCGGGTGAGCCGATCGTCGACACGGTCAACCCGGCCGTCCTCGACATCCTCGACGCGCTCGGCACGGCGGCCCCCGGGGAGATCAACGCGCTCCCGATGGCGAACAACGCGCTCGGCGTCATCTACAACCGCGAGATCTTCGCCGAGCACGGTCTCGAGGTCCCCACGACCTGGGACGAGCTGATGGACGTGTGCGAGCGGCTGAAGGCGGCCGGCGTCGCGCCGTTCTACGCGACGGCCGCCGACGCGTGGACGACGCTCGAGCCGTTCCTCACGCTCGGTCCCGAGATCCAGCCCGACGACTTCTTCCCGCGGCTGCGCGAGGAGGGTGCGTCCGTCGGCCCGGACTCCTCGGTCTCGTTCCAGAAGGACTACCCCGAGGTGTTCGAGAAGATGGGCGTCCTCTACGACCAGTACGCCCAGGACGGCTGGCGCTCGCGCGGGTACGACGACGGCAACGCCGCCTTTGCCCGCGGGGAGTCCGCGATGTACGTCATGGGCATCTGGTCGTTCAGCCAGATCCTCGCGAACGACCCGGACATCGAGCTCGGCATGTTCCCGATGCCGGGGACCGACGACCCCGAGGACCGGCTCATCGTCACGGGTGTCGACGTCGCCGTCACGATCGGGCGGGACACGGCGCACCCCGAGGAGGCGCTGCGGTTCGTCAACTACCTGCTCTCGCCCGAGACGGTCGCCCGGTACACCGAGTCACAGGTGGCGCTGTCGCCGCTAGCGGACGCCCCGCCCCCGTCCTTCGACGCCCTCCGGGAGATCACCCCGTTCTTCGAGGCGGGCAAGATCTCCGGCTTCCTCGACCACCAGATCCCCGCGGCGTTCCCGCTGCAGCAGATCCTGCAGCAGTTCTTCTTCGACGCCGATGCCACCGCCGCGATGGAGCGGCTCGACAAGGAGTGGGCGCGCTTCGCCGCCCGCAGCTACTCGGAGGACTCATGA
- a CDS encoding ABC transporter permease, whose product MRSGHTAVAPSVTDRGGVRRPRSVDVPLVVATVLVLALLVASLFTGVYDVVGAEDGARMFAITRIPRTVALVLSGAAMAMAGLVMQLITQNRFVEPTTTGTTEWAGLGLLLVMVLLPGASILVRMVGAIVAAFVGTMVFFAFLRRVQLRSSLIVPIVGIMLGAIVSAVTTFIALKTNLLQNLGVWFAGSFTSVLKGQYEVLWIVVVAVVVITIAADRFTAAGLGEDVATNLGIDYRRVMLLATALIALVTGVVTVVVGYLPFVGLIVPNVVSLWRGDNLRSNLPWVCLLGVGLVTVCDLIGRLVIMPFEVPVSLVLGVVGAFAFVALLLRQERRG is encoded by the coding sequence GTGAGGTCCGGCCACACCGCCGTCGCCCCCTCGGTCACCGACCGAGGGGGCGTTCGGCGTCCCCGATCGGTCGACGTCCCCCTCGTCGTCGCAACCGTCCTCGTCCTCGCCCTGCTCGTCGCCTCGCTGTTCACGGGCGTCTACGACGTGGTCGGCGCCGAGGACGGCGCCCGCATGTTCGCGATCACCCGGATCCCGCGGACGGTCGCGCTCGTGCTGTCCGGTGCCGCCATGGCGATGGCGGGCCTCGTCATGCAGCTCATCACGCAGAACCGGTTCGTCGAGCCGACCACGACGGGGACGACGGAGTGGGCCGGCCTCGGGCTGCTCCTCGTCATGGTCCTCCTGCCGGGGGCGAGCATCCTCGTCCGGATGGTCGGCGCGATCGTCGCGGCCTTCGTCGGGACGATGGTGTTCTTCGCGTTCCTGCGCCGGGTGCAGCTGCGCAGCTCGCTCATCGTGCCGATCGTCGGGATCATGCTCGGCGCGATCGTCTCGGCCGTCACGACGTTCATCGCGCTCAAGACGAACCTCCTGCAGAACCTCGGCGTGTGGTTCGCCGGCAGCTTCACCTCCGTGCTCAAGGGCCAGTACGAGGTGCTGTGGATCGTCGTGGTCGCCGTCGTCGTCATCACGATCGCCGCCGACCGGTTCACCGCTGCGGGGCTCGGCGAGGACGTCGCGACGAACCTCGGCATCGACTACCGGCGGGTCATGCTGCTCGCGACCGCGCTCATCGCGCTGGTCACCGGCGTCGTGACCGTCGTCGTGGGGTACCTGCCGTTCGTCGGGCTCATCGTGCCGAACGTCGTCTCGCTGTGGCGCGGGGACAACCTGCGCAGCAACCTGCCGTGGGTCTGCCTGCTCGGCGTCGGCCTCGTCACGGTCTGCGACCTCATCGGGCGCCTCGTCATCATGCCGTTCGAGGTCCCGGTCTCGCTCGTGCTCGGGGTCGTCGGAGCCTTCGCGTTCGTCGCGCTCCTCCTGCGGCAGGAGCGTCGTGGCTGA
- a CDS encoding ROK family protein, translating into MNSSEALVREVLVHGPISRTDLAQRLDLSAPSLTRLARPYLEHGVFRELDDVVDGSRGRPQRPLDITPDLTRFVGVKITGDAAFGVVTTMRAEVLDEQVLPLEGASPEAVAARVAGLVEILVGRTGGRSVHAIGVCLGGNVLDERLVTRAPFLGWRDVDLATTLERLTGLRTVVANDVVALAAAHQWFGLARNVADFAVVTIGAGVGYALVSADRLVLHPDTGLGLAGHLPLGDAGPICDRGHRGCTSVLASIPGMLGQYELATGRAVGYDELLDEAASGREPAVAIVTAASRALGQLLALVSSLAMTTTIVLGGDGIALWQRFSDPALDVVAHGRDPDASPLDLRVDPMGFGAWARGAAAIAIQASLGRLAAR; encoded by the coding sequence ATGAACAGCTCCGAAGCCCTCGTCCGCGAGGTCCTCGTGCACGGTCCGATCTCCCGCACCGACCTCGCCCAGCGGCTCGACCTGTCCGCGCCGAGCCTCACCCGCCTGGCCCGCCCCTACCTGGAGCACGGCGTGTTCCGCGAGCTCGACGACGTGGTCGACGGCAGCCGCGGTCGTCCTCAGCGCCCCCTCGACATCACGCCGGACCTCACCCGGTTCGTCGGTGTCAAGATCACCGGCGACGCCGCCTTCGGCGTCGTCACGACGATGCGGGCGGAGGTCCTGGACGAGCAGGTCCTCCCCCTGGAGGGCGCGTCCCCCGAGGCCGTCGCGGCCCGGGTCGCCGGGCTCGTCGAGATCCTGGTCGGCCGGACCGGGGGTCGCAGCGTCCACGCCATCGGCGTCTGTCTCGGCGGCAACGTGCTCGACGAGCGCCTCGTGACGCGGGCCCCGTTCCTCGGCTGGCGGGACGTCGACCTCGCCACCACGCTCGAGCGCCTCACCGGGCTGCGGACCGTGGTCGCCAACGACGTGGTGGCCCTGGCGGCCGCCCACCAGTGGTTCGGGCTCGCGCGCAACGTCGCGGACTTCGCCGTCGTGACGATCGGGGCCGGCGTCGGGTACGCCCTGGTGTCCGCCGACCGCCTCGTGCTCCACCCCGACACGGGTCTCGGGCTGGCCGGGCACCTCCCGCTCGGCGACGCCGGGCCCATCTGCGACCGCGGGCACCGCGGCTGCACGTCGGTGCTGGCCTCGATCCCGGGCATGCTCGGCCAGTACGAGCTCGCGACAGGACGTGCGGTCGGCTACGACGAGCTCCTGGACGAGGCGGCCTCGGGCCGCGAGCCGGCGGTCGCGATCGTCACCGCCGCCTCGCGCGCCCTCGGCCAGCTGCTCGCGCTGGTCTCCAGCCTCGCCATGACGACGACGATCGTGCTCGGCGGCGACGGCATCGCGCTCTGGCAGCGGTTCAGCGATCCAGCGCTCGACGTCGTCGCCCACGGCCGGGACCCCGACGCCTCTCCGCTCGACCTGCGCGTCGACCCCATGGGGTTCGGCGCCTGGGCGCGCGGCGCGGCCGCGATCGCCATCCAGGCGAGCCTCGGCCGGCTCGCAGCCCGGTAG
- a CDS encoding siderophore ABC transporter substrate-binding protein: protein MRAVPALALAALVLAACSTPSDSTATPDGSTESATEAAETPAADETSDEAGSGVVEITDNNGTYEIATPPVSVAVFDNRSFQTLADWGIEPTVAAVSLMPSTVTFANQAEIADVGTHNEPDLELLVPADPDVVINGQRFTQFQDDIVELVPDATVLVLDPRDGEPFDAELKRQVTVLGEVFGKQAEATKLVDDLDAAIARVKAAYDPADTVMAVNTSGGEIGYLAPGVGRTLGPVFDILGLTPALEVEGASDNHQGDDISVEAIATSNPSWILVMDRDAAISADDPEYTPAAEILESNEALAGVTAVTQGQIVYMPADTYTNEGIQTYTTFLNSFADALEAAK from the coding sequence ATGCGCGCCGTGCCGGCCCTCGCGCTCGCCGCGCTCGTCCTCGCCGCCTGCAGCACGCCGTCGGACTCGACGGCGACGCCGGACGGCTCCACCGAGTCCGCCACCGAGGCCGCCGAGACCCCCGCCGCCGACGAGACGTCCGACGAGGCCGGCTCCGGCGTCGTCGAGATCACCGACAACAACGGGACCTACGAGATCGCCACCCCGCCGGTCTCGGTCGCCGTGTTCGACAACCGCTCGTTCCAGACGCTCGCCGACTGGGGCATCGAGCCGACGGTCGCGGCCGTCTCGCTCATGCCGAGCACCGTGACGTTCGCCAACCAGGCCGAGATCGCCGACGTCGGCACGCACAACGAGCCCGACCTCGAGCTGCTCGTCCCGGCCGACCCCGACGTCGTCATCAACGGTCAGCGCTTCACGCAGTTCCAGGACGACATCGTCGAGCTGGTGCCCGACGCGACCGTCCTCGTCCTCGACCCGCGGGACGGCGAGCCGTTCGACGCCGAGCTCAAGCGCCAGGTCACCGTCCTCGGCGAGGTCTTCGGCAAGCAGGCCGAGGCTACGAAGCTCGTCGACGACCTCGACGCCGCCATCGCCCGCGTCAAGGCCGCCTACGACCCGGCCGACACGGTCATGGCCGTCAACACCTCCGGCGGCGAGATCGGCTACCTCGCCCCGGGCGTCGGCCGCACGCTCGGCCCGGTCTTCGACATCCTCGGCCTGACGCCGGCGCTCGAGGTCGAGGGCGCGAGCGACAACCACCAGGGCGACGACATCTCGGTCGAGGCCATCGCGACGTCCAACCCGTCGTGGATCCTCGTGATGGACCGCGACGCCGCCATCTCGGCCGACGACCCCGAGTACACGCCCGCCGCCGAGATCCTCGAGTCGAACGAGGCGCTCGCCGGCGTCACGGCCGTGACGCAGGGCCAGATCGTCTACATGCCCGCCGACACGTACACGAACGAGGGCATCCAGACGTACACGACGTTCCTCAACTCGTTCGCTGACGCGCTCGAGGCCGCGAAGTAA
- a CDS encoding iron chelate uptake ABC transporter family permease subunit, which produces MLDARPAQPSASRVPRARTSRALPTARARRRYVLVLVALALLALAFTYVLLAVDNPMPAGSDGWWRIARRRITSVTVMGVVAFCQAVATVSFQTVAQNRIVTPSIMGFSSLYVAIQTGAVYFLGVAGIVALQGTTQFLLQTAVMVAFAVALYGWLLSRRSGNVQLMLLIGIVIGGGLGSVAAFMQRLLTPSEFDVLVARMFGSVSNADASYLPVAIPLAAVAGTVLLVRSRRLNVVALGRAVGTNLGIDHRRETLVTLFLVSILMAVSTALVGPMTFLGFLVATLAYVLADTHDHRHVFPLAIGIGYVVLSGAYVVMKHVFYAQGVVSIIVELVGGTLFLVVILRRGRL; this is translated from the coding sequence CTGCTCGACGCCCGCCCGGCCCAGCCGTCAGCGTCGCGCGTGCCCCGCGCGCGGACCTCCCGCGCGCTGCCGACGGCCCGCGCGCGCCGGCGCTACGTCCTCGTGCTCGTCGCCCTCGCGCTGCTCGCCCTCGCCTTCACCTACGTGCTGCTCGCCGTCGACAACCCGATGCCCGCCGGCTCCGACGGCTGGTGGCGCATCGCGCGGCGACGCATCACCTCCGTCACCGTCATGGGCGTCGTCGCGTTCTGCCAGGCCGTGGCGACCGTGAGCTTCCAGACGGTCGCGCAGAACCGGATCGTCACCCCGTCGATCATGGGGTTCTCCTCGCTCTACGTCGCGATCCAGACCGGCGCGGTCTACTTCCTCGGCGTCGCCGGGATCGTCGCGCTCCAGGGGACCACCCAGTTCCTCCTCCAGACCGCCGTCATGGTGGCGTTCGCCGTCGCGCTCTACGGCTGGCTGCTGTCGCGGCGCAGCGGCAACGTCCAGCTCATGCTGCTCATCGGGATCGTCATCGGCGGCGGGCTCGGCTCCGTCGCGGCGTTCATGCAGCGCCTGCTCACCCCGAGCGAGTTCGACGTGCTCGTCGCGCGCATGTTCGGCAGCGTGTCGAACGCCGACGCGTCCTACCTGCCCGTCGCCATCCCGCTGGCGGCGGTCGCCGGCACCGTCCTGCTCGTGCGCTCGCGCCGGCTCAACGTCGTGGCGCTCGGCCGCGCCGTCGGGACCAACCTCGGGATCGACCACCGGCGCGAGACGCTGGTGACGCTGTTCCTCGTGTCCATCCTCATGGCGGTCTCCACCGCGCTCGTCGGGCCGATGACGTTCCTCGGCTTCCTCGTCGCGACGCTCGCCTACGTCCTCGCCGACACCCACGACCACCGCCACGTCTTCCCGCTCGCGATCGGGATCGGCTACGTCGTGCTGTCGGGCGCGTACGTCGTGATGAAGCACGTCTTCTACGCCCAGGGCGTCGTGTCGATCATCGTCGAGCTGGTCGGCGGCACGCTGTTCCTCGTCGTCATCCTCCGGAGGGGTCGCCTGTGA
- a CDS encoding ABC transporter ATP-binding protein, with protein sequence MITLSAVRKDYAPDVRIGPVDLRIPAGGVTALIGPNGAGKSTLLTMIGRLLGLDAGAIEIAGYDVASTASKDLARIVSILRQENGFITRLTIRQLVAFGRFPYSKGRLTVLDEEIIDRAIDFLHLGELEHRYLDQLSGGQRQRAYVAMVLAQDTEYVLLDEPLNNLDMRHSVQMMQHLRRISRELGRTVVVVLHDVNFAGHYADWICAVKDGVVARFGAPEEVFTGDVLTDVFDTPVQIVDGPQGPIAVYF encoded by the coding sequence GTGATCACCCTGTCCGCCGTCCGCAAGGACTACGCCCCCGACGTGCGGATCGGTCCCGTCGACCTGCGGATCCCCGCCGGCGGCGTGACCGCGCTGATCGGGCCGAACGGCGCCGGCAAGTCGACGCTGCTCACGATGATCGGCCGCCTGCTCGGCCTCGACGCCGGTGCGATCGAGATCGCCGGGTACGACGTCGCGTCGACCGCGTCGAAGGACCTCGCGCGGATCGTGTCGATCCTGCGCCAGGAGAACGGCTTCATCACACGGCTCACGATCCGCCAGCTCGTAGCGTTCGGGAGGTTCCCCTACTCCAAGGGACGCCTCACGGTCCTCGACGAGGAGATCATCGACCGCGCCATCGACTTCCTCCACCTCGGCGAGCTCGAGCACCGCTACCTCGACCAGCTCTCCGGCGGGCAGCGCCAGCGCGCCTACGTCGCGATGGTCCTCGCGCAGGACACCGAGTACGTGCTCCTGGACGAGCCCCTCAACAACCTCGACATGCGGCACTCCGTCCAGATGATGCAGCACCTGCGGCGCATCTCCCGCGAGCTGGGCCGGACCGTCGTCGTCGTGCTGCACGACGTCAACTTCGCCGGGCACTACGCCGACTGGATCTGCGCGGTGAAGGACGGCGTCGTCGCGCGGTTCGGGGCGCCGGAGGAGGTCTTCACCGGCGACGTCCTCACCGACGTCTTCGACACGCCCGTGCAGATCGTCGACGGGCCGCAGGGGCCGATCGCCGTCTACTTCTGA
- a CDS encoding serine hydrolase domain-containing protein: protein MDPATATALLEPVVSAEGFSGVVSVSTGEDVVFEAASGLAHRALGVPNTPSTRFAVASGSKGFTALAVARLIEEGVLALDTPVRRHLGGDLPLIDDAVTVEHLLGHTSGIGDYLDEDELDVADHVLGRPIHTYVDAESFLPDLDGHPQVSAPGETFAYNNGGYLVLALVAARASGRDFHELVRTEVLTRAGLHRTDFLASDRLPGDVALGYLEDTGDRTNIHHLPLLGGGDGGAYTDVADMRRFWRALVAGEIVSGPMLETMTAPRHLDEGEDMRYGLGFWRYPSGPALVLEGCDAGVSFHSAHDPGSGLTATVLANTAGGAWPAVAVFREMFAGT, encoded by the coding sequence ATGGACCCCGCCACCGCCACCGCCCTGCTCGAGCCCGTCGTGTCCGCCGAGGGGTTCTCCGGCGTCGTGAGCGTGTCGACGGGGGAGGACGTCGTGTTCGAGGCCGCGAGCGGCCTCGCCCACCGCGCGCTCGGCGTCCCGAACACCCCGTCGACCCGGTTCGCCGTGGCGAGCGGCAGCAAGGGCTTCACGGCCCTGGCCGTCGCGCGGCTGATCGAGGAGGGCGTGCTCGCCCTCGACACCCCGGTGCGACGCCACCTCGGCGGCGACCTGCCGCTGATCGACGACGCGGTCACGGTCGAGCACCTGCTCGGCCACACCTCGGGCATCGGCGACTACCTCGACGAGGACGAGCTGGACGTCGCCGACCACGTCCTCGGCCGGCCGATCCACACCTACGTCGACGCCGAGTCGTTCCTGCCCGACCTCGACGGCCACCCGCAGGTGAGCGCGCCGGGGGAGACGTTCGCCTACAACAACGGCGGGTACCTCGTGCTCGCGCTCGTCGCGGCGCGGGCGAGCGGGCGGGACTTCCACGAGCTCGTCCGCACCGAGGTGCTCACCCGCGCCGGCCTGCACCGCACCGACTTCCTGGCGAGCGACCGGCTGCCCGGCGACGTCGCGCTCGGGTATCTCGAGGACACCGGCGACCGGACCAACATCCACCACCTGCCGCTGCTGGGTGGGGGCGACGGCGGCGCCTACACGGACGTGGCCGACATGCGCCGGTTCTGGCGTGCGCTGGTCGCCGGCGAGATCGTCTCCGGCCCCATGCTGGAGACGATGACCGCGCCGCGGCATCTCGACGAGGGCGAGGACATGCGCTACGGCCTCGGCTTCTGGCGCTATCCCTCGGGCCCGGCCCTCGTGCTCGAGGGGTGCGACGCCGGCGTCTCGTTCCACAGCGCCCACGACCCCGGCTCGGGACTCACCGCGACCGTGCTCGCCAACACGGCCGGCGGCGCCTGGCCAGCGGTCGCCGTGTTCCGCGAGATGTTCGCCGGGACGTGA
- a CDS encoding SDR family oxidoreductase — MARTYVVTGSASGIGRATAELLREQGHHVIGVDLHDADITVDLTAPTDRERLVAEVAERSGGAIDAIVAVAGLALPIPATVGVNYFGMVATLEGLRPLLAGSPAPRAVGVASMASLHPNDAELVDLLLAGDEPGALARAEVLAADPETTGALIYGSTKAAFARWVRRNAARPEWAGAGIPLNAVAPGVIITPMTAAMVETAEQRTALLELVPMPLNGFAEAITVARLLAWLASEENTHLCGQVVFIDGGSDVVIRGDATW; from the coding sequence ATGGCTCGCACGTACGTCGTCACCGGCTCCGCCTCGGGGATCGGCCGGGCAACGGCCGAGCTGCTCCGCGAGCAGGGCCACCACGTCATCGGCGTCGACCTGCACGATGCCGACATCACCGTCGACCTCACCGCGCCCACCGATCGCGAGCGTCTCGTCGCCGAGGTCGCGGAGCGCTCGGGCGGCGCGATCGACGCGATCGTCGCCGTCGCCGGGCTCGCCCTCCCGATCCCGGCGACGGTCGGGGTGAACTACTTCGGCATGGTCGCGACGCTCGAGGGCCTCCGGCCGCTGCTGGCGGGCTCGCCGGCGCCCCGCGCGGTCGGCGTCGCGTCCATGGCGAGCCTCCACCCGAACGACGCGGAGCTCGTCGACCTCCTGCTGGCCGGCGACGAGCCGGGTGCGCTCGCCCGCGCCGAGGTGCTCGCCGCCGACCCCGAGACGACCGGTGCCCTCATCTACGGCTCGACCAAGGCCGCCTTCGCGCGATGGGTCCGCCGCAACGCCGCGCGTCCGGAGTGGGCCGGCGCCGGCATCCCGCTCAACGCGGTCGCGCCCGGCGTCATCATCACGCCGATGACGGCGGCGATGGTCGAGACGGCGGAGCAGCGCACGGCCCTGCTCGAGCTCGTCCCGATGCCGCTCAACGGCTTCGCCGAGGCGATCACCGTGGCCCGGCTGCTCGCGTGGCTCGCCTCCGAGGAGAACACCCACCTGTGCGGCCAGGTGGTCTTCATCGACGGCGGGAGCGACGTCGTCATCCGCGGCGACGCGACCTGGTGA
- a CDS encoding carbohydrate ABC transporter permease, translating to MTANAVPSVGTPAASEPTPASVGTPARRRSLGRTGQRFFYWMLLPALGLFFVFHTLPALIGVFFSFTNYRGYGSWSFVGLHNYRSLFLDENVWAAYRFTFLFAIVSTVLVNVIAMLLALGLNARIGFRSGFRAIFFTPYVLSVLIVGYVFSYLFSNTLPQLLPSIPVFANNILASEQWAWVPIVIVTVWQSAAFATILYLAGLQTIPGEVYEAAALDGATGWTQFWKITFPLISGFFTINMVLSLKGFLQVFDQVVALTNGGPGTSTQSITMLIFRGGFQGGEYAYQTANAVIYFIVIVLVSLVQFRILNRRQADF from the coding sequence ATGACCGCCAACGCCGTGCCGTCGGTCGGCACCCCGGCCGCGTCCGAACCGACCCCAGCGAGCGTGGGCACGCCGGCCCGCCGTCGCTCGCTCGGCCGGACCGGGCAGCGCTTCTTCTACTGGATGCTCCTGCCGGCGCTCGGGCTGTTCTTCGTGTTCCACACGCTGCCCGCGCTCATCGGGGTCTTCTTCAGCTTCACGAACTACCGGGGCTACGGCTCGTGGAGCTTCGTCGGGCTGCACAACTACCGCTCGCTCTTCCTGGACGAGAACGTCTGGGCCGCGTACCGGTTCACGTTCCTGTTCGCGATCGTCTCGACGGTGCTCGTCAACGTCATCGCGATGCTGCTCGCGCTCGGGCTCAACGCGCGGATCGGGTTCCGATCGGGCTTCCGGGCGATCTTCTTCACGCCCTACGTGCTGTCGGTGCTGATCGTCGGCTACGTCTTCTCCTACCTGTTCAGCAACACGCTCCCTCAGCTCCTGCCCAGCATCCCGGTGTTCGCGAACAACATCCTCGCGAGCGAGCAGTGGGCCTGGGTGCCGATCGTGATCGTGACGGTCTGGCAGAGCGCTGCGTTCGCCACGATCCTCTACCTGGCCGGTCTCCAGACCATCCCGGGCGAGGTCTACGAGGCTGCGGCGCTCGACGGCGCGACCGGCTGGACCCAGTTCTGGAAGATCACCTTCCCGCTCATCTCGGGCTTCTTCACCATCAACATGGTGCTGAGCCTCAAGGGCTTCCTCCAGGTGTTCGACCAGGTCGTCGCCCTCACCAACGGCGGTCCCGGCACCTCGACGCAGTCGATCACCATGCTGATCTTCCGCGGCGGCTTCCAGGGCGGGGAGTACGCCTACCAGACGGCGAACGCGGTCATCTACTTCATCGTGATCGTGCTCGTCTCGCTCGTCCAGTTCCGGATCCTCAACCGACGTCAGGCGGACTTCTGA
- a CDS encoding DinB family protein, producing the protein MTTPLDDQGRPDPEPSADEVRTLTQFLAFQRATLAWKTDGLDDAGLAATLPPSTMTLGGMLGHLAWVEDYWFATVLLGDEPAPRWRGTDWRADPDADWHVGLPGDEVRALWREAVAASDAIVARVLAGPDGLDRLAVVARHDRRVSLRWILVHMIEEYARHNGHADLLREAIDGTTGE; encoded by the coding sequence ATGACGACTCCCCTCGACGACCAGGGCCGACCCGACCCGGAGCCGTCGGCCGACGAGGTCCGCACGCTCACCCAGTTCCTCGCCTTCCAGCGCGCGACCCTCGCGTGGAAGACCGACGGGCTCGACGACGCGGGCCTGGCCGCGACGCTGCCCCCGTCGACGATGACGCTCGGCGGGATGCTCGGGCACCTCGCGTGGGTCGAGGACTACTGGTTCGCCACGGTCCTGCTGGGCGACGAGCCGGCGCCGCGCTGGCGCGGGACCGACTGGAGGGCCGATCCCGACGCCGACTGGCACGTCGGGCTGCCCGGGGACGAGGTGCGCGCGCTGTGGCGGGAGGCCGTCGCGGCGTCGGACGCGATCGTGGCGCGGGTCCTGGCCGGACCGGACGGGCTCGACCGCCTCGCCGTCGTCGCGCGGCACGACCGGAGGGTCTCGCTGCGCTGGATCCTCGTGCACATGATCGAGGAGTACGCCCGGCACAACGGGCACGCCGACCTCCTGCGCGAGGCGATCGACGGCACGACCGGCGAGTAG